In the Acropora muricata isolate sample 2 chromosome 1, ASM3666990v1, whole genome shotgun sequence genome, one interval contains:
- the LOC136929119 gene encoding uncharacterized protein, producing MFCSKCGCSLKEIDNFCSSCGKGICASNSSENEGQPEAGTSGYKPVKSFLSYKKMKGKEWKSRVSKSGQEQKNKVQDVVVNVGLMEWNGKEQVLKAKRGKKLPLRVMPTVTYNTLRNEAEEKWKNFHSNLYDESESYHLLYEDGTKALFLPGSKKEVFTLSRYQEEIGKDFKRITLYLCSNYDFEISEGYFDDEELTGFQNDGDNDLKALMECEKPAKRARCYSPIDLTTVAIKNANQIDFDHQLANENANQVEFGHQSASESSNQIELDHQLASQMQEIYNNEGSGELQDVHKNEDTVTRNEDTSPGVHFTDSCSVVTTLAEMVDENGRLFIVVRRGSPLNRVLSIWNREVKKNIASTHPVVRVHFGGEEGIDSGAMAKEFFTLTLPNIGSVMFPGGKPLDSTFHVQNGNFKGCGQIVASSLAQGGPAPRFLDKSVFSLLVNPSVPVHELDPEKHLTPSERALLSSIRTDITSHTDTIIEHGYTGSIDDSHIEEILKSIAISIVTKRVLYLKEFLEGLNTYGLGNIIQSHPEACKALFVKDVHNDDDQVDANFLFSSLRPSYSPKGSSRRTTEESIMDFFQDFLFNLEDEPRVNAAGYAEAIASDDTDDPTNHTNTEVVQTHVQFQCPDCSPAGVLGWLTGQKHKPINGEEIRIDVKFNHDCITDNPNHRICFPVVGACAKEITFPVAHMKTADEFNEVFIIALSKGQSFGKA from the exons ATGTTTTGCTCAAAATGCGGATGTAGCCTCAAGGAAATCGACAATTTCTGCTCTAGCTGTGGGAAAG gaATTTGTGCTAGCAATTCAAGTGAAAATGAGGGGCAACCTGAAGCAGGAACATCTGGGTATAAGCCAGTAAAATCATTTCTTAGCTATAAGAAAATGAAAGGTAAAGAATGGAAGTCAAGAGTTTCGAAGTCTGGTcaggaacaaaagaataaagttCAAGACGTTGTAGTTAATGTAGGTCTTATGGAGTGGAATGGAAAAGAACAGGTTCTTAAAGCTAAAAGAGGAAAGAAATTGCCTTTAAGAGTAATGCCAACTGTGACCTACAACACTCTGCGCAATGAAGCAGAAGAGAAATGGAAGAATTTTCACAGCAACTTATACGATGAGAGTGAGTCATACCATTTGTTATATGAAGATGGAACTAAAGCCCTCTTTCTTCCCGGTTCTAAGAAAGAAGTATTCACATTAAGTAGATACCAAGAAGAAATAGGTAAAGACTTTAAAAGAATAACACTTTACCTGTGCTCAAACTATGACTTTGAGATATCAGAAGGTTATTTTGATGATGAAGAACTTACTGGCTTTCAAAACGATGGTGACAATGATTTAAAGGCTTTGATGGAATGTGAGAAACCTGCTAAGCGTGCAAGGTGCTACAGTCCCATTGATCTCACAACAGTTGCCATTAAAAATGCAAATCAGATTGACTTTGATCATCAGCTTGCCAATGAGAATGCAAATCAGGTTGAATTTGGGCATCAGAGTGCCAGTGAGAGTTCAAATCAGATTGAACTTGATCATCAGCTTGCCAGCCAGATGCAGGAAATATACAATAATGAGGGTTCTGGTGAGCTGCAAGACGTGCATAAAAATGAAGACACTGTAACACGTAATGAGGACACCAGTCCAGGAGTGCACTTTACTGATTCATGTTCAGTTGTTACAACATTAGCTGAGATGGTGGATGAGAATGGCAGGCTATTCATTGTTGTCAGGAGAGGTTCCCCATTAAACAGGGTGCTTTCTATATGGAATAGAGAAGTGAAGAAAAACATTGCCTCGACACACCCAGTTGTAAGAGTGCATTTTGGTGGGGAGGAGGGCATTGATTCCGGTGCAATGGCTAAAGAGTTTTTTACATTAACTCTTCCTAACATTGGCTCTGTTATGTTTCCTGGGGGCAAACCACTTGATTCAACTTTTCATGTCCAGAATGGTAACTTTAAAGGGTGTGGACAGATAGTGGCTTCAAGTCTAGCACAGGGTGGACCGGCTCCCCGTTTCCTTGACAAAAGTGTCTTTTCACTATTGGTGAATCCGTCTGTACCAGTTCATGAACTTGATCCTGAAAAACACTTAACCCCCAGCGAAAGGGCCCTATTGAGCTCAATACGAACAGACATAACTTCACATACTGACACCATCATTGAACATGGCTATACAGGCAGCATTGATGATTCCCATATCGAGGAGATTCTGAAATCCATTGCTATTAGCATTGTGACTAAGAGGGTACTGTATCTGAAAGAGTTTCTGGAAGGACTCAATACTTATGGTTTAGGTAATATTATCCAAAGCCATCCAGAAGCCTGCAAGGCCCTGTTTGTGAAAGATGTACATAATGATGATGATCAAGTCGACGCAAATTTCCTGTTTTCATCACTCCGACCATCGTATTCACCAAAAGGCAGCAGTAGAAGAACAACAGAAGAGTCCATAATGGATTTTTTCCAGGATTTTCTGTTTAACTTGGAGGATGAGCCAAGAGTAAATGCTGCTGGCTATGCAGAGGCAATAGCAAGTGATGATACTGATGACCCCACAAACCACACAAACACAGAGGTTGTCCAAACACACGTGCAGTTCCAATGTCCCGACTGCTCACCTGCTGGTGTACTGGGCTGGCTTACTGGACAAAAGCATAAACCCATCAATGGAGAAGAAATTAGAATTGATGTAAAGTTTAATCATGACTGTATCACTGATAATCCTAATCACCGTATCTGTTTTCCTGTTGTTGGTGCTTGTGCCAAGGAAATTACGTTTCCAGTTGCTCATATGAAAACAGCTGATGAATTCAATGAAGTATTCATCATCGCACTCTCAAAGGGGCAGTCTTTTGGCAAGGCTTGA
- the LOC136929129 gene encoding uncharacterized protein has protein sequence MFCSKCGFSLKEIDNFCSSCGKDLNDINTDSIAEESSSEDSGSEIEFDEETLIRYYFQRGFSYEEILLLLKKHHKHEMSYSTLLRRLKAYGLGRRSFLTKADSKSTIQTVRQRVSEIINGPGSSGGYRTIWHTLEMEGLRVPRIIVQDMLKELDPEGTQLRKAHRLKRRSYVNRGPNDSWHMDGYDKLKAFGFAIHGAIDGFSRKILWLEVARSNNSPDNIAMYFLNIVQELKGCPVQLITDLGTENGLAASMQCYFHDNPDAHRYVSSPRNQRIEGWWSFYSRNRSVWWRNFFKDLESEGVLDSTSELRMECLWYCYAAVLQNDLNIVKEHWNSHRIRKSRHNTVSGRPDSLFYLPEHHGAVENLLLKVPQSEVDYVSEHIVNMNNGSEYQDYFEYARKSLGINLPSDWQEADQLYRKLIAVAENGI, from the exons ATGTTTTGCTCAAAATGTGGATTTAGCCTCAAGGAAATCGACAATTTCTGCTCTAGCTGTGGGAAAG ACTTAAATGACATAAATACAGACTCAATCGCTGAAGAGTCAAGCAGTGAAGATTCAGGCAGTGAAATTGAGTTCGACGAAGAGACCCTTATCAGATATTACTTCCAACGTGGATTCAGTTATGAAGAAATCCTTCTTCTACTTAAGAAACACCACAAGCATGAAATGAGTTATAGCACGCTTTTAAGGCGATTAAAAGCATATGGGCTTGGCAGACGGAGTTTTCTAACTAAGGCCGATTCAAAAAGCACTATACAAACGGTGAGGCAACGTGTCAGTGAGATTATTAATGGTCCTGGATCATCTGGGGGATACAGAACAATCTGGCACACTTTGGAGATGGAAGGCTTGCGTGTTCCACGAATAATAGTACAGGACATGTTAAAAGAATTGGATCCAGAAGGTACTCAGTTAAGGAAAGCTCACCGTTTAAAGAGAAGGTCATATGTGAATCGGGGACCCAATGATTCCTGGCATATGGATGGTTATGATAAACTGAAAGCATTTGGATTTGCAATACATGGAGCCATTGATGGCTTTAGCAGAAAAATTTTATGGCTTGAAGTAGCGCGCTCCAACAACTCACCAGACAACATAGCAATGTACTTCTTGAATATTGTGCAGGAACTGAAAGGATGTCCAGTACAATTAATTACAGACCTAGGAACTGAAAACGGATTAGCAGCATCGATGCAATGTTATTTCCATGACAACCCTGATGCTCACCGTTATGTGTCATCTCCTAGAAACCAGAGAATAGAAGGCTGGTGGTCATTTTATTCTCGAAACAGGTCAGTGTGGTGGCgtaattttttcaaagatctGGAGTCTGAAGGTGTCTTAGACTCCACATCTGAATTACGCATGGAATGTCTGTGGTATTGTTATGCAGCAGTTCTTCAGAATGACCTTAACATTGTTAAAGAACACTGGAACAGCCATAGAATTAGGAAGTCTAGACATAACACTGTTTCTGGTCGACCAGATTCACTTTTTTATTTGCCTGAGCATCATGGGGCTGTGGAAAACCTTCTGTTGAAAGTTCCTCAATCAGAAGTAGATTATGTTTCTGAGCACATAGTTAACATGAACAACGGCAGTGAATATCAGGACTATTTTGAATATGCTAGAAAATCCCTTGGAATCAACCTTCCAAGTGACTGGCAAGAAGCAGACCAACTTTATCGCAAGCTTATAGCTGTAGCTGAAAATGGAATTTAA